The following proteins are encoded in a genomic region of Vespa velutina chromosome 23, iVesVel2.1, whole genome shotgun sequence:
- the LOC124956820 gene encoding pyruvate dehydrogenase phosphatase regulatory subunit, mitochondrial isoform X2: MGGSVAYYLSLMGLGSETVLVESSRLGGGTTWHASGLVGAFKPSLAQVKLAQDSIALYKHLEGKGLSTGWKQCGSLSLARTRDRMTAFRRMKAQSVSRNIECYLVSPEEAKQLCPLLRVDDLIGGLWIPGDGVGDPYQICLTLIKEAKRNGVRVYENCKVTKIINEDNRIKAVETTHGTIKCEHFVNCAGFWARNVGKLSEPYVKVPLHPVEHYYLHTKPVNGLDPMTPVIRDLDGYIYFRENNGCILAGGFEPVAKPAFEDGSIPESTDDRFLPEDWDHFHILLEEMLHRIPSLGNVILEKLCNGPEAFSPDCKWIVGEAPEIRNYYVAAGMKTVGISAAGGVGRATAELIVNGSTSLDMYELDVSRFLGLHNNRKFLRDRVKEVPGMHYALQYPHHEFKTGRNLRMSPIYPKLREAGAVFGQVMGYERPSWFQLLNESDLDSTDIFQNYKLAYTNTFSKPPWFERVSLEYATCRESIGLSDYSSFTKIDLWSNGMEVVDLLQYLCSNDVDVPVGSIIHTGMQNYRGGYENDCSLARIAPNHYMMIAPTIQQTRCKYWISRHLPSDGSVAVSDVTSAYTAICIMGPATRQLLSELTDTDLNPKNFPFFTFKELDVGLANGIRTMNLTHTGELGYVLYIPNEFALHVYTRLIEAGGKYGIKHAGYYATRALRVEKFYAFWGQDLDTFTTPLECGRAWRVKFDKGVDFIGRDALLKQREEGVKRKYVQLLLNDHDLEFDTWCWGGEPIYRNGKYCGMTTTTGYGFTFKKQVCLGFVQNFDSKGQPQEVTNEYVLSGDYEVDVAGIKFHAKCHLHSPNLPTKFPDKERDAYHATRDHHTL, encoded by the exons aTGGGAGGCTCAGTcgcttattatttatctttaatggGATTGGGATCTGAAACCGTTCTTGTAGAAAGCAGCAG ATTGGGAGGTGGTACGACATGGCATGCATCTGGTTTAGTCGGTGCTTTTAAACCAAGTTTAGCACAGGTGAAATTGGCGCAGGATAGTATAGCATTATACAAACATTTAGAAGGAAAAGGTCTTTCTACTGGTTGGAAGCAATGTGGTAGTCTTTCTTTAGCACGTACAAGAGATCGTATGACAGCATTTCGACGAATGAAAGCTCAATCTGT ATCACGAAATATCGAATGTTACTTGGTTTCACCAGAAGAAGCTAAACAATTGTGTCCATTATTACGCGTAGATGATCTCATTGGTGGATTATGGATTCCTGGTGATGGAGTAGGAGATCCATATCAAATATGTTTAACATTGATTAAAGAAGCTAAAAGGAATg GTGTTAGAGTTTATGAAAATTGCAAAGTCACTAAAATCATTAATGAAGATAATCGTATAAAAGCTGTTGAAACCACACATGGCACAATAAAATGTGAACATTTTGTAAATTGTGCTGGATTTTGGGCACGTAACGTAGGAAAACTAAGTGAGCCATATGTAAAG GTACCTCTTCATCCGGTGGAGCATTATTATTTGCATACGAAGCCTGTTAATGGTTTAGATCCTATGACACCAGTAATACGTGATTTAGATGGCTACATCTACTTCAGAGAAAATAATGGCTGTATATTAGCAGGTGGTTTTGAACCAGTTGCAAAACCAGCATTTGAAGATGGGTCCATACCTG AAAGTACTGATGACAGATTTCTGCCTGAAGATTGggatcattttcatattttattagaagaaATGCTTCATAGAATCCCAAGTTTAGGAAAtgtaattttagaaaaattgtgCAATGGTCCTGAAGCGTTTTCTCCAGATTGTAAATGGATCGTTGGAGAAGCTCCAGAAATACGTAATTATTACGTAGCCGCTGGTATGAAAACA gtTGGTATATCAGCTGCTGGTGGAGTCGGTCGTGCTACTGCAGAATTAATAGTTAATGGGTCAACTTCATTAGATATGTACGAATTAGatgtttctcgttttcttGGTTTACACaataatcgtaaatttttacGTGACCGAGTAAAAGAAGTACCTGGAATGCATTATGCATTGCAATATCCTCATCATGAATTTAAAACTGGCAGAAATTTAAGAATGTCACCAATTTATCCGAAACTTAGAGAAGCTGGTGCTGTCTTTGGTCAAGTGATGGGATATGAACGACCATCTTGGTTTCAACTCCTTAATGAAAGTG atttaGATTCAACTGATATATTCCAGAATTATAAACTggcatatacaaatacatttaGCAAGCCACCATGGTTCGAACGAGTTAGTTTGGAGTACGCAACTTGTCGGGAATCAATAGGGCTCAGtgattattcttcttttactaaAATCGACTTATGG tcTAATGGTATGGAGGTAGTAGatttattgcaatatttatGTTCAAACGACGTTGATGTACCTGTAGGCAGTATCATCCATACTGGAATGCAAAATTATCGCGGTGGTTATGAAAATGATTGCAGCTTAGCACGAATTGCACCAAATca CTATATGATGATTGCACCAACCATTCAACAAACACGCTGTAAATACTGGATTAGTAGACATTTGCCATCTGATGGCTCTGTTGCTGTATCTGATGTGACATCAGCATATACTGCAATTTGTATCATGGGACCTGCTACAAGACAATTATTGAGTGAATTAACTGACACAGATTTGAATCCTAAGAATTTCCCATTTTTCACATTCAAA GAGTTAGATGTTGGCCTTGCTAATGGAATTCGTACAATGAATTTAACACATACTGGAGAATTGGGCTATGTCTTGTATATTCCGAACgaa TTCGCACTGCACGTTTACACGAGATTAATAGAAGCTGGTGGAAAATATGGAATAAAGCATGCTGGTTATTATGCAACACGAGCATTAAGAGTGGAAAAATTTTATGCATTTTGGGGCCAGGATTTAGATACTTTTACTACTCCTTTGGAATGTGGTCGCGCATGGAGAGTAAAATTTGAT AAAGGAGTTGATTTCATAGGAAGAGATGCGCTTTTGAAACAACGTGAAGAAGGAGTGAAACGTAAATACGttcaattattgttaaatgatCATGACCTTGAATTTGATACATGGTGTTGGGGTGGTGAGCCAATATAtcgaaatggaaaatattgtgGTATGACAACCACTACAGGCTATggttttacatttaaaaaacaG GTTTGTCTTGGATTTGTACAAAACTTTGATTCAAAGGGTCAGCCACAAGAGGTAACAAATGAATATGTATTGTCAGGCGATTACGAAGTGGATGTTGCAGGAATAAAGTTTCACGCAAAATGCCACTTGCATAGTCCAAATTTACCAACTAAGTTCCCTGATAAGGAAAGAGATGCGTATCACGCGACACGTGATCATCATACTTTGTAA
- the LOC124956820 gene encoding pyruvate dehydrogenase phosphatase regulatory subunit, mitochondrial isoform X1, with the protein MWLRSKNVYNKFMTGQRKVILINQKQVRFTSKSTNSTITNSDDYPPKEAQVVICGGGVMGGSVAYYLSLMGLGSETVLVESSRLGGGTTWHASGLVGAFKPSLAQVKLAQDSIALYKHLEGKGLSTGWKQCGSLSLARTRDRMTAFRRMKAQSVSRNIECYLVSPEEAKQLCPLLRVDDLIGGLWIPGDGVGDPYQICLTLIKEAKRNGVRVYENCKVTKIINEDNRIKAVETTHGTIKCEHFVNCAGFWARNVGKLSEPYVKVPLHPVEHYYLHTKPVNGLDPMTPVIRDLDGYIYFRENNGCILAGGFEPVAKPAFEDGSIPESTDDRFLPEDWDHFHILLEEMLHRIPSLGNVILEKLCNGPEAFSPDCKWIVGEAPEIRNYYVAAGMKTVGISAAGGVGRATAELIVNGSTSLDMYELDVSRFLGLHNNRKFLRDRVKEVPGMHYALQYPHHEFKTGRNLRMSPIYPKLREAGAVFGQVMGYERPSWFQLLNESDLDSTDIFQNYKLAYTNTFSKPPWFERVSLEYATCRESIGLSDYSSFTKIDLWSNGMEVVDLLQYLCSNDVDVPVGSIIHTGMQNYRGGYENDCSLARIAPNHYMMIAPTIQQTRCKYWISRHLPSDGSVAVSDVTSAYTAICIMGPATRQLLSELTDTDLNPKNFPFFTFKELDVGLANGIRTMNLTHTGELGYVLYIPNEFALHVYTRLIEAGGKYGIKHAGYYATRALRVEKFYAFWGQDLDTFTTPLECGRAWRVKFDKGVDFIGRDALLKQREEGVKRKYVQLLLNDHDLEFDTWCWGGEPIYRNGKYCGMTTTTGYGFTFKKQVCLGFVQNFDSKGQPQEVTNEYVLSGDYEVDVAGIKFHAKCHLHSPNLPTKFPDKERDAYHATRDHHTL; encoded by the exons ATGTGGCTACGttcgaaaaatgtttataataaatttatgacaGGACAACGGAaggttattttaattaaccaAAAACAAGTAAGGTTTACTTCAAAATCTACTAACTCTACAATTACAAATTCAGATGATTATCCTCCAAAAGAAGCACAAGTGGTTATatgtggtggtggtgttaTGGGAGGCTCAGTcgcttattatttatctttaatggGATTGGGATCTGAAACCGTTCTTGTAGAAAGCAGCAG ATTGGGAGGTGGTACGACATGGCATGCATCTGGTTTAGTCGGTGCTTTTAAACCAAGTTTAGCACAGGTGAAATTGGCGCAGGATAGTATAGCATTATACAAACATTTAGAAGGAAAAGGTCTTTCTACTGGTTGGAAGCAATGTGGTAGTCTTTCTTTAGCACGTACAAGAGATCGTATGACAGCATTTCGACGAATGAAAGCTCAATCTGT ATCACGAAATATCGAATGTTACTTGGTTTCACCAGAAGAAGCTAAACAATTGTGTCCATTATTACGCGTAGATGATCTCATTGGTGGATTATGGATTCCTGGTGATGGAGTAGGAGATCCATATCAAATATGTTTAACATTGATTAAAGAAGCTAAAAGGAATg GTGTTAGAGTTTATGAAAATTGCAAAGTCACTAAAATCATTAATGAAGATAATCGTATAAAAGCTGTTGAAACCACACATGGCACAATAAAATGTGAACATTTTGTAAATTGTGCTGGATTTTGGGCACGTAACGTAGGAAAACTAAGTGAGCCATATGTAAAG GTACCTCTTCATCCGGTGGAGCATTATTATTTGCATACGAAGCCTGTTAATGGTTTAGATCCTATGACACCAGTAATACGTGATTTAGATGGCTACATCTACTTCAGAGAAAATAATGGCTGTATATTAGCAGGTGGTTTTGAACCAGTTGCAAAACCAGCATTTGAAGATGGGTCCATACCTG AAAGTACTGATGACAGATTTCTGCCTGAAGATTGggatcattttcatattttattagaagaaATGCTTCATAGAATCCCAAGTTTAGGAAAtgtaattttagaaaaattgtgCAATGGTCCTGAAGCGTTTTCTCCAGATTGTAAATGGATCGTTGGAGAAGCTCCAGAAATACGTAATTATTACGTAGCCGCTGGTATGAAAACA gtTGGTATATCAGCTGCTGGTGGAGTCGGTCGTGCTACTGCAGAATTAATAGTTAATGGGTCAACTTCATTAGATATGTACGAATTAGatgtttctcgttttcttGGTTTACACaataatcgtaaatttttacGTGACCGAGTAAAAGAAGTACCTGGAATGCATTATGCATTGCAATATCCTCATCATGAATTTAAAACTGGCAGAAATTTAAGAATGTCACCAATTTATCCGAAACTTAGAGAAGCTGGTGCTGTCTTTGGTCAAGTGATGGGATATGAACGACCATCTTGGTTTCAACTCCTTAATGAAAGTG atttaGATTCAACTGATATATTCCAGAATTATAAACTggcatatacaaatacatttaGCAAGCCACCATGGTTCGAACGAGTTAGTTTGGAGTACGCAACTTGTCGGGAATCAATAGGGCTCAGtgattattcttcttttactaaAATCGACTTATGG tcTAATGGTATGGAGGTAGTAGatttattgcaatatttatGTTCAAACGACGTTGATGTACCTGTAGGCAGTATCATCCATACTGGAATGCAAAATTATCGCGGTGGTTATGAAAATGATTGCAGCTTAGCACGAATTGCACCAAATca CTATATGATGATTGCACCAACCATTCAACAAACACGCTGTAAATACTGGATTAGTAGACATTTGCCATCTGATGGCTCTGTTGCTGTATCTGATGTGACATCAGCATATACTGCAATTTGTATCATGGGACCTGCTACAAGACAATTATTGAGTGAATTAACTGACACAGATTTGAATCCTAAGAATTTCCCATTTTTCACATTCAAA GAGTTAGATGTTGGCCTTGCTAATGGAATTCGTACAATGAATTTAACACATACTGGAGAATTGGGCTATGTCTTGTATATTCCGAACgaa TTCGCACTGCACGTTTACACGAGATTAATAGAAGCTGGTGGAAAATATGGAATAAAGCATGCTGGTTATTATGCAACACGAGCATTAAGAGTGGAAAAATTTTATGCATTTTGGGGCCAGGATTTAGATACTTTTACTACTCCTTTGGAATGTGGTCGCGCATGGAGAGTAAAATTTGAT AAAGGAGTTGATTTCATAGGAAGAGATGCGCTTTTGAAACAACGTGAAGAAGGAGTGAAACGTAAATACGttcaattattgttaaatgatCATGACCTTGAATTTGATACATGGTGTTGGGGTGGTGAGCCAATATAtcgaaatggaaaatattgtgGTATGACAACCACTACAGGCTATggttttacatttaaaaaacaG GTTTGTCTTGGATTTGTACAAAACTTTGATTCAAAGGGTCAGCCACAAGAGGTAACAAATGAATATGTATTGTCAGGCGATTACGAAGTGGATGTTGCAGGAATAAAGTTTCACGCAAAATGCCACTTGCATAGTCCAAATTTACCAACTAAGTTCCCTGATAAGGAAAGAGATGCGTATCACGCGACACGTGATCATCATACTTTGTAA
- the LOC124956820 gene encoding pyruvate dehydrogenase phosphatase regulatory subunit, mitochondrial isoform X3: MWLRSKNVYNKFMTGQRKVILINQKQVRFTSKSTNSTITNSDDYPPKEAQVVICGGGVMGGSVAYYLSLMGLGSETVLVESSRLGGGTTWHASGLVGAFKPSLAQVKLAQDSIALYKHLEGKGLSTGWKQCGSLSLARTRDRMTAFRRMKAQSVSRNIECYLVSPEEAKQLCPLLRVDDLIGGLWIPGDGVGDPYQICLTLIKEAKRNGVRVYENCKVTKIINEDNRIKAVETTHGTIKCEHFVNCAGFWARNVGKLSEPYVKVPLHPVEHYYLHTKPVNGLDPMTPVIRDLDGYIYFRENNGCILAGGFEPVAKPAFEDGSIPESTDDRFLPEDWDHFHILLEEMLHRIPSLGNVILEKLCNGPEAFSPDCKWIVGEAPEIRNYYVAAGMKTVGISAAGGVGRATAELIVNGSTSLDMYELDVSRFLGLHNNRKFLRDRVKEVPGMHYALQYPHHEFKTGRNLRMSPIYPKLREAGAVFGQVMGYERPSWFQLLNESDLDSTDIFQNYKLAYTNTFSKPPWFERVSLEYATCRESIGLSDYSSFTKIDLWSNGMEVVDLLQYLCSNDVDVPVGSIIHTGMQNYRGGYENDCSLARIAPNHYMMIAPTIQQTRCKYWISRHLPSDGSVAVSDVTSAYTAICIMGPATRQLLSELTDTDLNPKNFPFFTFKELDVGLANGIRTMNLTHTGELGYVLYIPNEFALHVYTRLIEAGGKYGIKHAGYYATRALRVEKFYAFWGQDLDTFTTPLECGRAWRVKFDKGVDFIGRDALLKQREEGVKRKYVQLLLNDHDLEFDTWCWGGEPIYRNGKYCGMTTTTGYGFTFKKQIR, encoded by the exons ATGTGGCTACGttcgaaaaatgtttataataaatttatgacaGGACAACGGAaggttattttaattaaccaAAAACAAGTAAGGTTTACTTCAAAATCTACTAACTCTACAATTACAAATTCAGATGATTATCCTCCAAAAGAAGCACAAGTGGTTATatgtggtggtggtgttaTGGGAGGCTCAGTcgcttattatttatctttaatggGATTGGGATCTGAAACCGTTCTTGTAGAAAGCAGCAG ATTGGGAGGTGGTACGACATGGCATGCATCTGGTTTAGTCGGTGCTTTTAAACCAAGTTTAGCACAGGTGAAATTGGCGCAGGATAGTATAGCATTATACAAACATTTAGAAGGAAAAGGTCTTTCTACTGGTTGGAAGCAATGTGGTAGTCTTTCTTTAGCACGTACAAGAGATCGTATGACAGCATTTCGACGAATGAAAGCTCAATCTGT ATCACGAAATATCGAATGTTACTTGGTTTCACCAGAAGAAGCTAAACAATTGTGTCCATTATTACGCGTAGATGATCTCATTGGTGGATTATGGATTCCTGGTGATGGAGTAGGAGATCCATATCAAATATGTTTAACATTGATTAAAGAAGCTAAAAGGAATg GTGTTAGAGTTTATGAAAATTGCAAAGTCACTAAAATCATTAATGAAGATAATCGTATAAAAGCTGTTGAAACCACACATGGCACAATAAAATGTGAACATTTTGTAAATTGTGCTGGATTTTGGGCACGTAACGTAGGAAAACTAAGTGAGCCATATGTAAAG GTACCTCTTCATCCGGTGGAGCATTATTATTTGCATACGAAGCCTGTTAATGGTTTAGATCCTATGACACCAGTAATACGTGATTTAGATGGCTACATCTACTTCAGAGAAAATAATGGCTGTATATTAGCAGGTGGTTTTGAACCAGTTGCAAAACCAGCATTTGAAGATGGGTCCATACCTG AAAGTACTGATGACAGATTTCTGCCTGAAGATTGggatcattttcatattttattagaagaaATGCTTCATAGAATCCCAAGTTTAGGAAAtgtaattttagaaaaattgtgCAATGGTCCTGAAGCGTTTTCTCCAGATTGTAAATGGATCGTTGGAGAAGCTCCAGAAATACGTAATTATTACGTAGCCGCTGGTATGAAAACA gtTGGTATATCAGCTGCTGGTGGAGTCGGTCGTGCTACTGCAGAATTAATAGTTAATGGGTCAACTTCATTAGATATGTACGAATTAGatgtttctcgttttcttGGTTTACACaataatcgtaaatttttacGTGACCGAGTAAAAGAAGTACCTGGAATGCATTATGCATTGCAATATCCTCATCATGAATTTAAAACTGGCAGAAATTTAAGAATGTCACCAATTTATCCGAAACTTAGAGAAGCTGGTGCTGTCTTTGGTCAAGTGATGGGATATGAACGACCATCTTGGTTTCAACTCCTTAATGAAAGTG atttaGATTCAACTGATATATTCCAGAATTATAAACTggcatatacaaatacatttaGCAAGCCACCATGGTTCGAACGAGTTAGTTTGGAGTACGCAACTTGTCGGGAATCAATAGGGCTCAGtgattattcttcttttactaaAATCGACTTATGG tcTAATGGTATGGAGGTAGTAGatttattgcaatatttatGTTCAAACGACGTTGATGTACCTGTAGGCAGTATCATCCATACTGGAATGCAAAATTATCGCGGTGGTTATGAAAATGATTGCAGCTTAGCACGAATTGCACCAAATca CTATATGATGATTGCACCAACCATTCAACAAACACGCTGTAAATACTGGATTAGTAGACATTTGCCATCTGATGGCTCTGTTGCTGTATCTGATGTGACATCAGCATATACTGCAATTTGTATCATGGGACCTGCTACAAGACAATTATTGAGTGAATTAACTGACACAGATTTGAATCCTAAGAATTTCCCATTTTTCACATTCAAA GAGTTAGATGTTGGCCTTGCTAATGGAATTCGTACAATGAATTTAACACATACTGGAGAATTGGGCTATGTCTTGTATATTCCGAACgaa TTCGCACTGCACGTTTACACGAGATTAATAGAAGCTGGTGGAAAATATGGAATAAAGCATGCTGGTTATTATGCAACACGAGCATTAAGAGTGGAAAAATTTTATGCATTTTGGGGCCAGGATTTAGATACTTTTACTACTCCTTTGGAATGTGGTCGCGCATGGAGAGTAAAATTTGAT AAAGGAGTTGATTTCATAGGAAGAGATGCGCTTTTGAAACAACGTGAAGAAGGAGTGAAACGTAAATACGttcaattattgttaaatgatCATGACCTTGAATTTGATACATGGTGTTGGGGTGGTGAGCCAATATAtcgaaatggaaaatattgtgGTATGACAACCACTACAGGCTATggttttacatttaaaaaacaG ATTAGATAA
- the LOC124956774 gene encoding DNA topoisomerase 3-beta-1, with product MKTALMVAEKPSLAASLANILSNGRCASTKALNGSCSIHEWIGQFRSETVNFKMTSVCGHVMTLDFIGKYNNWDKVDPVELFSCPTEKKEAAPKLKIPYFLAKEGAHCDYLILWLDCDKEGENICFEVIHAVQQGSSRKLTPNDIWRARFSAITEKDIKNAFVNLIKPNENEAKSVDARQELDLRIGCAFTRFQTKFFQGKYGDLDVSLISYGPCQTPTLGFCVQRHDEIQTFKPDPYWVLQVTIKSPDGQDITLTWSRIRSFDKEVANMFLNHVKEYTHATVVSVQSTEKTKPRPIALNTIELMRVASSGLGMGPHHAMQIAERLYTQGYISYPRTETTSYPDNFDLMTVLKQQQNNPEWGEQVQKILERGINTPRKGTDVGDHPPITPMKHATRNELDGDAWRLYDYITRHFIATVARDCKYLSTVIKFEIGMELFTATGRTLLDPGYTSILTWQSLGTNDTLPKISFGEKVDIQEAKLVECYTQPPDYLTEAELISLMEKHGIGTDASIPVHINNICMRNYVTIAAGRKLVPTSLGIVLVHGYQKIDPELVLPTMRSAVEEQLNLIAQGRADFHAVLQHTVEIFRQKFHYFVESIEAMDQLFEVSFSPLSASGKAHSRCGKCRRYMKYIQTKPSRMHCAHCNETYNLPQNGNIRIYKELKCPLDDFELLSWSTGARGKSYTFCPYCYNNPPFRDMKKGMSGCNLCTHPTCPHGLNSNGVSSCLECDTGILVLDPSAAPKWKVGCNRCDVIIHLFENAHKITVDSDVCDCGAQLINVEYKQDKSKLPDEATETSGCIFCTPAFRALVEKHRAVASKPVATRGRGHAKGRSRGKPRPPKDKMAQLAAYFV from the exons atgaagacTGCATTAATGGTTGCAGAGAAGCCATCTTTGGCAGCTTCTCTTGCTAATATTCTTAGTAATGGTCGGTGTGCATCAACAAAAG cTCTCAATGGATCATGTTCAATACATGAATGGATAGGACAGTTCCGATCAGAAACAGTGAACTTTAAAATGACATCTGTCTGTGGTCATGTTATGACTTTAGACTTTATTggcaaatataataattgggATAAAGTTGATCCT GTAGAATTATTCTCATGCCCTAcagaaaagaaggaagcaGCACCAAAACTAAAAATTCCATATTTTCTCGCAAAAGAAGGTGCACATtgtgattatttaatattatggtTAGATTGTGATAAGGAAggtgaaaatatttgttttgaaGTAATCCATGCTGTTCAACAAGGATCATCTAGAAAATTAACTCCAAAT gaCATTTGGCGTGCTAGATTTTCTGCGATTActgagaaagatataaaaaatgctTTTGTTAATCTTATTAAACCTAATGAGAATGAAGCCAAAAGCGTAGATGCACGTCAAGAGCTTGATTTGCGGATTGGTTGTGCATTTACCAGATTTCAAACAAAATTCTTTCAA gGAAAATATGGTGACTTAGATGTGTCACTTATTTCTTATGGACCATGCCAAACACCAACTTTGGGATTTTGTGTACAAAGGCATGATGAAATTCAGACTTTCAAGCCTGATCCGTATTGGGTCCTCcag gTTACAATCAAATCACCAGATGGACAAGATATTACATTGACTTGGAGTCGTATAAGATCTTTTGATAAAGAAGTGGcaaatatgtttttaaatcATGTTAAAGAGTATACGCATGCAAC tGTAGTAAGTGTGCAAAGtacagaaaaaacaaaaccacGTCCTATAGCTTTAAATACGATAGAATTGATGAGAGTAGCCAGCTCTGGTTTGGGAATGGGACCTCATCATGCTATGCAGATAGCAGAACGTTTATATACCCAAGGATACATTAGTTATCCCAGAACAGAAACAACATCATATCCTGATAATTTCGACTTAAT gACAGTATTAAAGCAACAACAAAATAATCCAGAATGGGGGGAACaagtacaaaaaatattagaaagaggAATTAATACTCCAAGAAAAGGTACAGATGTTGGAGATCATCCACCTATTACTCCTATGAAACATGCTACTAGAAATGAATTAGATGGTGATGCGTGGagattatatgattatattacaCGACATTTTATTGCAACT gTGGCACGAGATTGTAAATATTTGAGCACGGTAATCAAATTTGAAATAGGGATGGAATTATTTACTGCAACCGGGCGTACATTACTAGATCCTGGATATACTAGTATTCTTACTTGGCAATCACTTGGAACCAATGATACGCTTCCAAAGATTTCATTTGGAGAGAAAGTTGATATTCAAGag GCCAAATTAGTTGAATGTTACACTCAACCTCCAGATTATTTAACAGAAGCAGAATTAATATCACTTATGGAAAAGCATGGCATTGGAACAGATGCTTCTATTCCAGTACACATAAACAATATTTGTATGCGAAATTATGTTACTATTGCAGCAGGAAGAAAACTAGTACCTACTTCATTAGGTATAGTTTTAGTTCATGGGTATCAAAAG ATAGATCCAGAATTAGTTTTACCGACTATGAGGTCGGCAGTAGAAGAACAACTGAATTTAATAGCACAGGGTCGTGCAGATTTTCATGCTGTTTTACAACATACAGTGGAAATTTTTAGACAAAAGTTTCATTATTTTGTAGAAAGTATAGAAGCCATGGATCAGTTGTTTGAAGTATCCTTTTCTCCACTTTCAGCTTCTGGTAAAGCACATTCAAG ATGTGGTAAATGTCGACGTTATATGAAGTATATACAAACCAAACCATCAAGAATGCATTGCGCACACTGTAATGAAACGTATAATCTACCtcaaaatggaaatattcgtatttataaagaattaaagtGTCCACTAGATGactttgaattattatctTGGTCAACTGGAGCAAGAGGCAAGAGTTATACATTTTGTCCATATTGCTATAATAATCCACCTTTtag agATATGAAGAAAGGAATGAGTGGTTGTAATTTATGTACACATCCAACATGTCCCCATGGTTTAAATTCTAATGGAGTATCCAGTTGTTTGGAATGTGATACAGGAATTCTTGTTCTGGATCCTTCAGCAGCACCTAAATGGAAAGTTGGGTGCAATCGTTGTGAtgttattattcatttgtttGAAAATGCTCACAAAATAACAGTAGATTCTGATGTATGTGATTGTGGGGCACAGTTGATAAATGTTGAATATAAACAg gataaaagtaaattacCCGATGAAGCAACTGAAACATCTGGGTGTATTTTCTGTACCCCGGCATTTAGAGCGCTTGTTGAAAAACATAGAGCAGTAGCATCAAAACCAGTTGCAACTCGTGGACGTGGACATGCCAAAGGCCGTAGTCGTGGCAAACCACGTCCTCCAAAGGATAAAATGGCTCAACTTGCAGcgtattttgtttaa